The nucleotide window TGGAACCAGGCCTCGTCCAGACTGGGGCGATATGTCTGTGGCAGGGAGACCCCGCTCGCCCTCTCTTAAAGGACGGGGTGGGGAGTCAGGGACTCTTTACCAGACACCCACTTCGCCTGCCCCGCTGGCAGCACAACACAGATCACAGGGTGCATTACCATCAGATTCGGTTTACTTGAGTCCAAGTGCTGTTTCAAGGTCTACAGCAGAAGCGGCAGGACATTCTGAAGGATGCTACTTGGTGCCAAGGCCAGCTGTAACTGCACTGACCAATGAGAATTTATATCAGACTCCGAGTGGTGCAGTACCGGGAATAAATTCGAGACTTACAGATGGAATTGCACCCAAAAGCAGCCCATCTGCTGCCATTAATCCTTCTGGTCAAGATGCCCCAGGTATGTACCAAACCCCAACCACACCTGGCGGAGCAGTATCAAGGACTCCTCAGTCTGAGCGCAAACACACCTCTGGAACTGTAGCGGTCTCTGCTCCTTCAAAACCAGCGCAAAATGTTAAGCAGACACCTCCTTCTGTCCGAGGATCTCAGAGGACACAGGGTACTATTTCAACTCCTCCTACTAGTAGAGGAAAACTAACACAAGGTAGCATGAGGGAGTCCCCTCTACTCACCAGGACAGGAAAGTCCGGAGTACCGGGTTCCCCAAACTTTGGCCGCAAACCACCACCTCCAGCGCCACCTGTTAGAAGTGTAACCAGGAAAGATTTACCTCAATCAAGTATAATTCCAGCCACTAAACCTGTTCTCCAGTCAAAACTTGCATCCCCACAAACACAGGTGCTAGAAGAGGACAGACAGGGAAATAAAAACGGAAATGCACAAGTGGATGAGAATAAACAGAACAGTGAATCAGTGACCAAGACACCTTGTGCAAATTCTGAAAAACTCAGTGATGAGGTAAGATGCATTAGAAAAATGTTGGTTCTTAAATGTTTtgaaaatagagagagagattattaataatttaaagTGAGGTTTCTAATATCTAATATTTATTGCTTTAGGTATATGATACACCTCCCACCAAAAGGTGGCAAAATTCAGTTCCTGCAGTGCCTTCTGAGGAAGATGATGATGGGATCTATAACACCCCTCGTGCTGTACTTACTGACCAGGCCTCTGAGGTAAGAGACAATACATGTCATCCACCTTGTAAAGGAATTTGAAAATGTTATCATCACTTACCGAGCTGTAGTCGTAATGACAAAATGCAGTGGTTGAAGCTATGTGGACAGCACTTCAGGCTCCATGTGACCCGAGTCTGAGACCTGGGTTGTTACTACTGCCCTTTCCACTATCACTTCCTGTCCCTTTATACCGTCCTCTAAAAATTAAAGTAGACTAAATCTAAAAATGACAAAAGCACCATAAATAACTTTCTATATTCTATATTCACTGAAAATCTTGCTCCCTGTCGGTTAGGGTTGGCTACCGAACCCGGTACTTTTTAGAGCACCAACTGAATTATATCTGTACTACTAATTCACATTAAATCAATCGGTGCCTAATTTCCGGTACCTGGCTGAGAACGCATCTGGGTGTTGTGCATCTGGTAGAGAGAGCAAAAGACGTTTGATAAGTCGTCACCAACGTTCACATGCTTTATGTAAATATGTAGATGGCAATGCAAATATTTGAGCACAAAAAAGCCGCCAAGCAGATCAATCAATGAGCTACTCATGTGCTGTTTAAGGAGTTTTGTGTGTGCGCAAATCAGATGCGTGTGTCTGGATAGCTGCGTATCAATGCTTTGGACAGCACGCAAATGTTAACTAAGTGAAGGTTTTCTTGCACTGGAATGGacatatttacacaaaatattaaaacattttgtgatTATCCTGCTAAATGCAGTCTATCACACTACCCCATAAGTGGTAGTAgtagcattttaaaaataaaacttgggTGTAACTGTATATTGGATCTGTGCACTTTTGCTCTCGGtctttaatgttaatcaaaaaattgacaaataaaacaatcattgacttaaaggtggggtgcatgatctctgaaagccaatgttgacatttgaaatcacctaaacaaacatgcccctaACCCAATAGAATCTGCACCTACTTTTAGCAGatccgccccacacatacacaacccaggcaatgatgttggcTAGTaaacacgccccttactgctgattggctacaagtgtgttttggtactcgactcccttttttttttcaaaaattgtgCACCCGCCTTTAacttgcatgattaacttttgtaattttaataagggttaatatatatttgtattatacacTATACTGTTATGCAGTATTATTTTATATCTGATTATTTTATTAAGCTTATGTAGCTGAAATAAAACTTTAGACCAACctgaaaaacatttcaaaataaatagcaaaatgttaaaattaagaTGTTTGGACTTTTTTCtctaaacaaaatgtttttgttattagACAGAGAGTAAAGTACATAAAAAAAGGTACCGTACTGGTTAAAATGTGAACAGTACCCAACTGTATTGGGGgtcccgtttttttttttcattcacatTGCGTTCAATGACATTAATCATGGTGCAATGCGTCTTCATTCATcatatttaaatatacacaaGTGCGATTTGCAAATTAGATCACCGCAGGGGAAGATTTTCAGTAAAAGTTTCACTGACATGAAGGCGagtacatcattttaaaatgtttgaggTTTGCAGAATCAAATCTCTGAATTCCCCTATAGTCTTTCTTGCTGTTTTTCTTGTTCTGCATTTCTTGCTGTCTCGCTCCTCTCCCATTCATTAGTTTTAAACCACACCTTTATTTCTGCCATGAGCTAATTCAGTCCAACACTTCCAACATTTTCATCAGCTCACGCAATCACACTTGCTTGTCGAGTTGGGCAGATCAGCCAGACTCAAGTGCAAAGTGGTCTGGCTCTCTTTATACCTCCACCCACATGCTTTCTCCCCTCTTTTCTCTCACATTTGCTTCCTATTAATCCCCACTATATCCTTAGCAGTGGATTTTGTTCTACAGATACTGTACTATTTCACCAGTTAGTCCAAAAGTAGAACATGTTATTTACTTTATACACTGTTAATAACACTCTAGTTACATATTAATAGTGACCAAACATAAAAGACCTTCACAAGGTCATCTGAACTGTGCAGCATTGATAAACACTTATTGAACTGCAGCCAAAGCTCTTTGTTCCCACACAACAGTTAAAGAAATGGAGCAAATTTTTTGCCAATCTCTGGATTTAGCAAAATGGCTTTTATAATGACATAATTGTAGAATTGAGATCCAGACTGTGAGTAACCTCTTTCTCTGTCATCTCTAGATTTATGATGTCCCCACCCTGGCCCTTAATTCCTCTTCAGACCATCAGCAgcaaacatacaatataccaggACCAGCTGCTGTGACAGGTGATGCAGAGGATGAGGATGTATACAGTGTTCCCAGTCTCCCTGGCTTACCCTTGGAGGCAAGCGAGATGCCGGGATTAACTGCAGGAATTAATTCCATTTCCAGTCAAAGAAAGCAAGATTTAGCCAGTGAAGATGGATCAGAACTCGATGGAGGCATCTACGACATGCCTGCCCTCACTCTCGAAATCCCAACGCGCCGTTTGTCCATATCGAGCACCGGATCTGGTGACGTCCAGTGGAAAACCTCTCTCTCTGCTCTTATCCAGTCTGCACTGACTTATGCATCACTCACCACCACACCCTCCAGAGACCTAGCTGCTGCACTGGCTGAGATCCTTTCTGTTTGGAAGGCAGGCCATGTTGGAGATGTTCCTCCAGTTCTCCAACAAGTTTGGTCTCGTCTATCAGACCTACTTCCGGCACTAACAGTGTGTGGCGCTGCCCCTCCAGCTGACGGTCTACTGCCGATGGTCCGCTGCGCTCTGGAAGACTCCGCCTCATTTCTGCAAAGTCAGACGCGGCCCAGACTTCCTTCCCAGGAGTCTCTGTCCCGGAGACCTTTACCTGCTCTACCGGTGGCAGAGGTCAAACCGATCGCAGGGGACATGGGGTCAAGAAAGGGTAGCTGGATCCAAGAACGACCACTTCCTCCTCCACCACCAGTAGCCTTCCCGTTGCCCCCTGCACCTGTCTCCTTAGCCCCTACCACAGGAAGGTCTGAGGATGAGGAACAAGGGAATGAATATGCAGGAATTGGCTTAACTCCTACACCGCCGCCTTCATATCCTGTAGGTGATAGTGTGGGATACGTCAAACTACAGGTTAGGCACCTGTTTTATGGAGAAATTATAGAATATAAGTGTGAACGTGGTAAACTTAGAAAAGAGTAAATGTACATACACCAGTGTTGTTGTTCAAAGTTTTATTGATACTACTTAATTTGTTATTCATATGATGAAGCCATAAGGCAAGGTGTttgaatttaaagcaacaccaaagaggtttttttttaccttaaaataacgtttccaaaaaagtcgTTCATCTACTCGAAACAGGGTgtacggcactttcacattcgctttgcagctctctatcggccaaaaccgctctaaagaagtttccaaccatcgggtcgcggtcctgtagttcgagtgaaaactacaaaaacttgctttgcAGCAGatctacaatccaatcagagccagctttgctgcagtaggctaaattatttacgacagtggtaatggacaattccgcttccaacctgtagggggaccaaagagcaaaaactctttagtgttgctttaacatttATTGTTTTAGATATCTGCtttatggtgcattcacaccagtcgcagtagaggcggcaaaaatgcgctaatcgcgcgtagttggacgcttgaacatttgagtttactcacttcATTCGCGTGTGAAAGCCACACATGAAATATTGTCATTCGAAACATTCACCTGGAAactcgcgtcatgggaggggcttctgggACTCCGCTAAGACTCCgatcgcttcctgtaatcacgtcactactacagcaaggtcctgattggttaacgtggtgcgaaatccgccaaagttcagatttttaaacttgcgcgtttcccgcggcaacgctcaatgtGATCCACGCGTgccgcgccgcaggatgccttatcgcgtctttgcattgacttaacatgtaaatcacttgcgcttgccgGCCTCTaccacgtctggtgtgaaccctgcgtTACACTTCACATCTGCCTTTATCTGTCACTCAAACCTTTGCCATCTCTTTTATTCTTACATAGCACTGTTAGAATGGTAATTGCTTCTCATGGGGACAAGatattttcaaaatgtacaTGAGCTAGTGCTGACCGAATCCAGAATGTCCGTGTTTTTCTCTCACTACCTGCCTAAAAATGGAAATTTCTGGAGTGCCTATGGCTATCCGAATCCACATCTCTGAGATTATAAAAGGGATCAAAGCAAAAGTCATTTGACCACTAAAAGCAATGTATGGTAATTGTAGGGTTATTTGCATGCAAAGGTTCTTTGCATGCATTTTAAAGTCTGACACCTGCATAGCCAAAAGGCTGAGAAGTATTTACAGGAACAATCTTTCCTCACCACTCCACTACAATGAGAGGGAGCTGATGAGAACAAAAAGAAGAAAGAGGAGAAAAACATGTAAACAATAAAATGGCCCATTATCATAGCATGTATAAAATGCGTATTGGGGCAGCACAGTGGCCCCAGCTAGGTCAGGTGGTCTTTCtttgtggagtttgcatgttctccctgtgtcagcatgGAAGTTAGGTAAATTGGAGATATAACATTGCCCtccttgtgtatggattaaccagaTCTAGCCATGAATATATCCATAAATGCTGGAATGGCATGaagaataaaaaaagaaagaatatATGTATTGAGATacctgtatataaatatataaacaaagtaTTTGGCTCATGTGTATGATCCTGTGATTAACCACATGACAGGTTCATAGAATTACAAACTGCATTGCAGACGTCTTCATGAGAAACAGTTACCATTCGAATAGAGCTAGACATTTCCAAAATTTATCCTTATCTGCCACGTAGACATTAatggaatagtctactcattttcaatattaaactatgttattaccttaactaagaagagttgatacatccctctatcatcttagtgcgtgcacgtaagcgctggggcgcgctgcgacacttcgatagcatttagcttagccccattcattcaatggtaccactcagagataaagttagaagtgaccaaacacatcaacgtttttcctatttaagacgagtagttatacgagcaagtttggtggtacaaaataaaacgtagcgcttttctaagcggatttaaaagaggaactatattgtatggcggaacagcacttttgggagtacttcatctcgcctgaaaaatccgctccccttctccctctcataatgggagagggagggtgttactgcgccgagttaacacagtctcaccccatgtcgtcaatatttgacgacacttgaccattcgtcatatgttgacgcgaagggtatacctttcgcgtcattttttgacgaactggggacttcaatactattacgtccgttgcattctctttcctattttcttaccattttcgcgtcggtttagggttagattacgcaaaattaaacagtctacgcgaaattaaacagttgtcacctggcgttggggttagagttaggtacgcgaaatgaaacagttgtcacctggcgttggggttagagttaggtttgggtagggatgtcattatgtaaatctaaccctaaaccgacgcgaaaatggtaagaaaataggaaagagaatgcaacggacgtaatagtattgaattccccagttcgtcaaaaaagacgcgaaaggtatacccttcgcgtcaacatatgacgaatggtcaagtgtcgtcaaatattgacgacatggggtgagactgggttggccgagtcgaagtactcccaaaagtgctgttccgccatacaatatagttcctcttttaaatccgatTAGAAAAGcgatacgttttattttgtaccaccaaacttgctcgtataactactcgtcttaaataggaaaaacgttgatgtgtttggtcacttctaactttatctctgagtggtaccattgaatgaatggggctaagctaaatgctatcaaagtgtcgcagcgcgccccagcgcttacgtgcacgcactaagatgatagagggatgtatcaactcttcttagttaaggtaataacatagtttaatattgaaaatgagtagactattcctttaacttctCCTTTCTGCATTAGCCTCTGCTGTAAGATTTCTAAGCTCTTCGGTTCTCTTTTTATGGACATTTCCATTGTTTGTTCTTCTAAAATAGGGGAAGCCTGAGCCTCCACCAGACAGTCACACAGATCTGAGTTCCTCACAGCTTATTACCacaaatgacaataaagtaaGTACTTGATTATAATTTATGGTCCTAAAACACACATACTAAAGGCTGTTCACACATGATACATTATTATTATGCTCTGTCTGCACACAGTTGGCCTAATTGTTAGTCTACGTGCATAATAGACTGACGTCTCTGGCCATTGCATCACGTCTTGTTTTGTCAAGACGTGTCTCAAACAATTAACAAGCAAGAAAGAATATGTGTGAACACCCCATGCCAAAGTTCATATTTATTAATGACATGTGCATAATATATAAACAAGACACTTTTCTGTTTTTCTACAGCTGAGTCCCTCTCCCCCTGTTTCGATGTCTCTGGAGGATTCAGAGCTCCTCTCCTTCTATTCATCTCAGAGTCTCTCTCATCTTTCATGTCTGGCTGATGCCATCGACTCCCTGTTCACAAGTGTCCAAGGGAACCAACCACCTCGAGTTTTTGTTTCCAGGGGGAAGAGCCTTATTGTAACTGCACACAAACTTGTCTTTATCGGGGATACACTTGCACGTCTTCTCAGCTCTTCGGATCTCAGGGCAAAGGTTAGCATATAGACACTTCAATTAGAGTCGTTTTTATTTGCATAATAGTGTTAAACAGTGCATGTGGGTGTGATGTATTAAATGTAATTGATGATGCATGTTATAACAAGATCTTATTAGGCACACCTTAAAAAAAGCTTGTGAATGGCATTGTACTTGTTTATGATTCAACAGGAACAGGCAGGAAAGTGATAAACATGTTGACTTGTCATTTTCCAGCAATGCAGTAATAAACAGGTGACTTTGTTTAAActcatttaaaacacaaacCACTGTTTGTCTCTCCAGGTCACCACCTCCAGTGGACGCCTCTGTCAAGCTCTAAAGGCGGTCGTTGTGGCAACCAAGGGGGCAGCCCAAAATTATCCTTCAGTCCCTGCTACGCAAGAAATGGTGGATAGGGTAGCTGATCTATCCCAGCATGCCGCTGGCTTCTCTGGGCTTTTGCAGCGATTAGCTGAGATATCTTGatattgtttgtgtttttaagcTTTATAATTCACAGTGGAATGCCTTAttctttttgttattttt belongs to Paramisgurnus dabryanus chromosome 2, PD_genome_1.1, whole genome shotgun sequence and includes:
- the efs gene encoding embryonal Fyn-associated substrate translates to MSLSTVLAKALFDNAAESPEELAFRKGDILMVLDQEQEGGPGWWLCSLHGRQGIAPANRLRLLQTQTPTSSTSTETRRAPSVDSVHLSPNQLGCVNGLTNEDLDGVYLSPPSLTEGVYQSPGASPVPVRSGDLRHPDGGRPRSHSSSGTRPRPDWGDMSVAGRPRSPSLKGRGGESGTLYQTPTSPAPLAAQHRSQGALPSDSVYLSPSAVSRSTAEAAGHSEGCYLVPRPAVTALTNENLYQTPSGAVPGINSRLTDGIAPKSSPSAAINPSGQDAPGMYQTPTTPGGAVSRTPQSERKHTSGTVAVSAPSKPAQNVKQTPPSVRGSQRTQGTISTPPTSRGKLTQGSMRESPLLTRTGKSGVPGSPNFGRKPPPPAPPVRSVTRKDLPQSSIIPATKPVLQSKLASPQTQVLEEDRQGNKNGNAQVDENKQNSESVTKTPCANSEKLSDEVYDTPPTKRWQNSVPAVPSEEDDDGIYNTPRAVLTDQASEIYDVPTLALNSSSDHQQQTYNIPGPAAVTGDAEDEDVYSVPSLPGLPLEASEMPGLTAGINSISSQRKQDLASEDGSELDGGIYDMPALTLEIPTRRLSISSTGSGDVQWKTSLSALIQSALTYASLTTTPSRDLAAALAEILSVWKAGHVGDVPPVLQQVWSRLSDLLPALTVCGAAPPADGLLPMVRCALEDSASFLQSQTRPRLPSQESLSRRPLPALPVAEVKPIAGDMGSRKGSWIQERPLPPPPPVAFPLPPAPVSLAPTTGRSEDEEQGNEYAGIGLTPTPPPSYPVGDSVGYVKLQGKPEPPPDSHTDLSSSQLITTNDNKLSPSPPVSMSLEDSELLSFYSSQSLSHLSCLADAIDSLFTSVQGNQPPRVFVSRGKSLIVTAHKLVFIGDTLARLLSSSDLRAKVTTSSGRLCQALKAVVVATKGAAQNYPSVPATQEMVDRVADLSQHAAGFSGLLQRLAEIS